One Cystobacter fuscus DSM 2262 DNA segment encodes these proteins:
- a CDS encoding metallopeptidase family protein has product MSWRGPLALCLLLLGACQRTSAPAPLSVPDAGVAEAPTAPAPASSLAEPLLPCKADGGTPLDAALGYLEGGKYAEALSCAAQASALDPDDATAHAARGNALASLERTAEAQVAYARALALNPGHLDALLGAAHLYAVQLPSSREFDELGALYAERGLSQVDEVPEMLPQFALVAAMALNDLGQAGEALQRAQLVLVREPHQPEAAYEKALALFELCRFREARTAFTGLLNDPAHGAHAHYHLGLLLEREGKWKQAREHFDKARVLAPRDFPEPPLPTEAEFREEVARTVAALPKDMREDLAGVPVRAEELPANDDLLSGEPPLSPAILGLFRGPPLNEPCDGTETPCRSVALYRLNLARAVRTREELREQIKVTLLHEVGHLRGEDDQELAARGLE; this is encoded by the coding sequence ATGTCCTGGCGCGGTCCGCTCGCCCTCTGTCTCCTGCTCCTCGGTGCCTGTCAGCGGACGTCCGCTCCGGCGCCCTTGTCCGTGCCCGATGCGGGCGTGGCCGAGGCCCCCACCGCTCCCGCGCCTGCTTCCTCTCTCGCCGAGCCCCTGCTTCCCTGCAAGGCGGACGGGGGAACGCCGCTCGACGCGGCCCTGGGCTACCTCGAGGGCGGCAAGTACGCCGAGGCCCTCTCCTGCGCCGCCCAGGCCTCCGCGCTGGATCCAGACGACGCCACGGCCCACGCGGCGCGGGGCAATGCGCTGGCGTCCCTCGAGCGCACCGCGGAGGCCCAGGTGGCCTATGCGCGCGCGCTGGCGCTCAATCCCGGCCACCTGGACGCCCTGCTCGGCGCGGCCCACCTGTATGCCGTCCAGCTTCCCTCCAGCCGGGAGTTCGACGAGCTGGGGGCGCTCTACGCCGAGCGGGGACTGTCCCAGGTGGACGAGGTGCCGGAGATGCTTCCCCAGTTCGCGCTCGTGGCGGCCATGGCGCTCAATGATCTGGGGCAGGCTGGCGAGGCGCTCCAGCGTGCCCAGCTCGTGCTCGTGCGCGAGCCCCACCAGCCCGAGGCCGCCTACGAGAAGGCCCTGGCCCTCTTCGAGCTGTGCCGCTTCCGCGAGGCGCGCACGGCCTTCACCGGCCTGTTGAATGATCCGGCGCACGGGGCGCACGCTCACTACCACCTCGGGCTGCTGCTGGAGCGCGAGGGCAAGTGGAAGCAGGCGCGCGAGCACTTCGACAAGGCGCGCGTGCTCGCTCCGCGCGACTTCCCCGAGCCGCCCCTGCCCACCGAGGCCGAGTTCCGCGAGGAGGTGGCGCGCACGGTGGCGGCGCTGCCCAAGGACATGCGCGAGGACCTGGCCGGAGTCCCGGTGCGCGCCGAGGAGCTGCCCGCGAACGATGATCTGCTCTCGGGCGAGCCGCCCCTGTCGCCCGCCATCCTCGGCCTCTTTCGCGGCCCTCCCCTGAACGAGCCGTGCGATGGTACGGAAACGCCCTGCCGTTCGGTGGCGCTCTATCGACTCAACCTCGCCCGCGCGGTGCGCACTCGGGAGGAACTACGGGAACAAATCAAGGTGACGCTGCTTCACGAGGTGGGACACCTCCGGGGCGAGGACGACCAGGAACTGGCCGCCCGGGGCCTGGAGTGA